Genomic window (Halococcus saccharolyticus DSM 5350):
AATCCTGCAATCACGCTCACAAGGTCCGACCCGACGACGAAGAAGACTACGAGAAGCATGAAGAGTACACCAAGAAAGAACAACTGCCAATTCAACGCGCATCGCGCGTTCGCCTTTGAAAAATCGGCCGTCGATAGGATATACATGGGAATGGCTGCGAATACACCGAAGACCAACCCAAGGAGGTGAACAATGACCCCCACTATCGTTCGTTCTCGTCTATTCTGATGGTTCATAATAGCTGAGTTAATTCAGTTCTGGAAGGCAAATAAGATTTTCTAAGACGCAACGAGTCAGAGGGTTCCCCCGACGTCTTCCTGCACGCAGAGGTACCGACCAGCAAACTCCCATCCGTTCTGTTCATAAGCGCTATCAGGCGCTACGTCAAGACAAACTTCGACTGAGGCACTGACCTCAAGCCCGGCTGGGTTGAGCGATGGCGCGAACCGGAAGCAGCCATCGACTCGCAGCGGAATGGCTTTAAGTTTCCCACGGATGTCTGCACAAATTTCAGCGTTAGAGTAACTAATTCCGGCACCGAGAAGCGTTAGGCAGGTGTTATCGAAGCAAATCCCACCGGAGATAGAAACCTCGGTGAAGCCGAAAGTCGCATCGATCGTCAGGACGATGTCGGTCCCGCCGATGACTGGAATCCTGTACGGAATCGTTGCGACATAGAACCTTGCGCTTGGGCTCGCAATAGCTTGTGGAGTGGGAGCCGGATCAGTGGATGGTGAGCCGGAGGTTACGTCGGTTTCGGTGTAGTTGACCGCAGAGTTTGTGGAAGTGATGTCGGTATCAAACTCTGACGGGTCGACAAGCGGTTCTTGCGACTCCTCAGCCGCTGCATTGCCAGTCATTCCCGTTGCTCCGAACGCTCCTACGCCTCCTGCCGCGCCGAGCGATTTGACGAAGCGTCGTCGATTGACCGAGTTTGTGCCCTCGTTCGCATCACCGAATTCGTCCGTCGGGGGTTGCTTGGACATCGCATTTCAGACCATACCCGAGACTATTTTTACATTAATGCATGAGCAAACAACAATCCGATGAGCACCTATCCAGAGGATTGGCAACTACCAACTCAGTGGGCGAATGTTCACCCAGTGGACACCTGCCTAGCAGGTAAGGTGAAACCGACAACACCTGTAGCCTGCCGCAATGTCACTCATTGATCGCCTTCGCCAGCCCGAATACACCGGCGAAAACCGTTGTACCCCCTGTACAACGGTCAACATCGCTATCGCTGCCGGGGCAAGCGTACTTGCCGCCGTTGCCTCGACCGTCCTCGGGGCCGGGGTATTCACGCTCTCGCTCGGTACCATCTACCTCCGTGGGTATCTCGTCCCGGGTACGCCCACGCTCACGA
Coding sequences:
- a CDS encoding DUF4870 domain-containing protein, with product MNHQNRRERTIVGVIVHLLGLVFGVFAAIPMYILSTADFSKANARCALNWQLFFLGVLFMLLVVFFVVGSDLVSVIAGFMIFGLVVADLLFSLYATYKATTGDVWSYPFAPEII
- a CDS encoding twin-arginine translocation signal domain-containing protein, whose product is MSKQPPTDEFGDANEGTNSVNRRRFVKSLGAAGGVGAFGATGMTGNAAAEESQEPLVDPSEFDTDITSTNSAVNYTETDVTSGSPSTDPAPTPQAIASPSARFYVATIPYRIPVIGGTDIVLTIDATFGFTEVSISGGICFDNTCLTLLGAGISYSNAEICADIRGKLKAIPLRVDGCFRFAPSLNPAGLEVSASVEVCLDVAPDSAYEQNGWEFAGRYLCVQEDVGGTL